Genomic window (Pseudomonas sp. L5B5):
CACCCTGTACTCCTTCAGCGCACGGCTGCTGCCCGCCGGCACCCGGCAGTTCCGTATCGGCTCGATCCTCGCCGGAGCCCTGGCGTTCGTCGGCAGCCTGGTGGGGTTCATCAGCCTGGTGGGCCAGGTCTACCCGTTCTTCGGCTACCTGGGCTTCCTGCTGATCGCCGCGGTGGTGATCGGCTGGCTGCGGCCACGGCGGGTGGTGGTGGCGTAGGCACCCGAGATGTATCTGCGGTGCCTTGAGTTCGACCCGACGTTGTAGGAGCGAGCTTGCTCGCGAAAATCCCGAGAGCGCCGCGTTCCCCCAACGAACGCGCGTTATCGTTAACGTCCATCGCGAGCAAGCTCGCTCCTACAAGATCCGATGGCGCACGGCTCAAGCGAATCGACTGCCCTTGAGCGCCTTGAGGAAGGTGTAGGAGGCATGGTTCAGGCTTTCCCTGGGCGCGGTGATCACGCTCACCGAACGCACGATGCGCTGGTCTTCCAGGCGCAGGAAATTCAGCTGGTCACCCGCCGCCGAACGGCTCAGCAACTCCGGCAGCAGGGTCACGCCCATGCCCTGGGCCACCAGCGCCAGCAACGAGGTGGTGTTCCTCACGCTGAGGGTCGAGTGGTCGCGGATGTGCCGGAACTCGGCGGCGTTGATCTCGGCGCCCAGGCCGCTGTTGATGAAGTTCTGCCCGTCCAGGTCGCTCCAGCGCAGCGGGCGCGCCAGGCGGTTGAGGGGATTGTCGCTGGCGCAGACCACGCAGAAGGCGTCGGAGAACAGGAAGTCCTGGTCGATGTTGGGGATGCTCGCCGGCACGGTGCCGATGCCGATGTCCACCTCGCCGCTGAGCACGGCCTGTACCACTCGCTCGGAATCCATGTCGCGGATATCCAGGTGGAACTGCGGGTGCTGTTCATGGAATTGCTTGAGCAGCGGCGGCAGCAGGGTGATGGCGAAGGACGGCACCGCCGCCACCCGCACCAGGCCGGTCTCAGCCTTGGCGTAGGTCTTGATGGTGCTGATGGTGCGGTCGAAATGCGCCAGTTCGCGCTGGGCTTCCAGCAACACGAAACGCCCCAGGGGGCTGAGCTGGTTCTTGCGTTCGCCTTCGAACAGCGCGCCCCCCAGTTCTTCTTCCAACTGCTTGAGCGACAGCGACACCGCCGCCGGTGTGCGGTGCAGGCGCTGGGCGGCCTGGGTCAGGCTCTGGCTGGTGGCAACCGCGACGAAAAACTGCAGGTTGGAGATCTTGATGCTCATGGCGGTGCGTCCTGCTGGCAGAGGCAAAACTTAAATTTTACTTAAACAAGCTTAAAATTTATTAGATTTACTTAATACAAGGCCGACTCATAATCCTCCCAGAACCGCACAAAGGCAACGCCCCGCCTGGCGTGCCGCCCTGGAGGATTTCATGAGCGACAACCATCACAACTACATCGCCGGCCAATGGCTCAAGGGCGAGCGCGAGATCGAGAACCGCAACCCGTCCGACACCCGCGACCTGATCGGCCTCTACGCCCAGGCCTCCCGCGCGCAATTGGACAGTGCCATCGCCGCCGCCGGCGAGGCCCAGCGCATCTGGGCCCGCAGCGGCATCGAGCAGCGCTACAAGGTGCTGATGGCCATCGGTCAGGAGCTGATGCAACGCTCCGCGGACATCGGCAAGACCCTGTCCCGGGAAGAAGGCAAGCCCATGGCCGAAGGTGCCGGCGAGGTGTACCGCGCCGGGCAGTTCTTCACCTACTACGCCGCGGAAACCCTGCGCCAGCTGGGCCAGACCGCCGACTCGGTGCGCGACGGCATCGAGATCGACATCCGCCGCGAACCCATCGGCGTGGTGGCGATCGTCTCGCCGTGGAATTTCCCCATGGCCACCGCCTGCTGGAAGATCGCCCCGGCCCTGGCCTTCGGCAATGCCGTGGTGTGGAAGCCGGCCAACCTGACCCCGGCCAGCGCGGTGATCCTCAGCGAGATCATCGCCCGCCAGGACCTGCCCAAGGGCCTGTTCAACCTGGTGATGGGCGCCGGTTCCGAGATCGGCCAGGCGCTGATCGAGCACCCGGGCATCAGCGCCATTTCCTTCACCGGCTCGGTGGACGTGGGCAAGGGCATCGCCGCCTCGGCCGCCGCCAACCTGACCAAGGTACAGCTGGAAATGGGTTCGAAAAACGCCCTGGCGGTAATGGACGATGCCGACCTCGACCTGGCGGTGAGCTGCGCGGTGAATGGCGCCTTTGGTGGCACCGGGCAGAAGTGCACCGCCTCCTCGCGGCTGATCGTGCATGAAGGCATCCATGATGCCTTCGTCGAGAAACTGCTGGCGGCCACCCAGGCGCTGAAGGTCGGCCACGCCCTGGAGGCCGGCACCCAGATCGGCCCGGTGGCCAGCGCCGCGCAGTTGGAGGCCAACCTGGCGAACCTGCAACTGGGCCAGCAAGAAGGCGCCGAACTGCTCACCGGCGGCCAGCGCCTGGAGCTGCAAGCCCCCGGTTACTACCAGGCACCGGCGCTGTTCGTTGGCGGCAGCAATGCCATGCGCATCAACCGCGAGGAGCTGTTCGCACCCATCGCCTGCGTGATCAAGGCCGGCAGCTACGAAGAGGCCCTGAGCCTGGTCAACGACACCCGCTTCGGCCTCACCGCCGGCATCATGACCCGCTCCCTGGCCCGCGCCAGCCACTTCCGCCGCAACGCCCGGGTCGGCTGCGTGATGGTCAACCTGCCCACCGCCGGCACCGATTACCACGTGCCCTTCGGCGGTCGCGGCGACTCCAGCTACGGTCCGCGCGAACAAGGGCGCTCGGCGGTGGAGTTCTACACCCATGTGAAGACCGGCTACATCGCCGCGGGGGCACCGCTATGAGCCTGCCCCAGACCTTTGCCAGCCGCGGCCCGCGCATCGATGCCATGCAGTACGACAACTGGTCGGAAAAGGTCTTCCAGCAGATGCGCGAAGGCGGTGTCGACGCGGTGCACGTGACCATCGCCTACCACGAGACCTTCCGCGAGATGGTGGCCAACATCGAAGCCTGGAACCGCAGGTTCCAGCACTACTCGCACCTGATCCTGCACGGCAAGTGGGCCAGCGATATCGCCCTGGCGCGGCAGACCGGGCGCACGGCGATCTTCTTCGGCTTCCAGAACCCCTCGCCCATCGAGGACGACATCGGCCTGGTGGAAGTGGTCCACAGCCTCGGCGCGCGCTTCATGCAGCTGACCTACAACAACCAGTCGCTGCTGGCCACCGGCTGCTATGAACAGGAAGACCCGGGGCTGACCCGCATGGGCAAGCAGGTGGTGCGGGAGATGAACCGGGTCGGCCTGGTGGTGGACATGTCCCACTCCGCCGAGCGCTCGACCCTGGAGGCCATCGAGCACTCCGAGCGCCCGATCGCCATCACCCACGCCAACCCGGCGTTCTGGCACGCGGCGCTGCGCAACAAGTCCGACACCGTGCTCAAGGCCCTGGGCCAGAGCGGCGGCATGTTCGGTTTCTCGCTGTACCCGCATCACCTCAAGGACAAGAGCGCCTGCAGCGTGCAGAGCTTCTGCGAAATGATCGCGCGCACCGCCGAGCTGATGGGCGTCGAGCACCTGGGCCTGGGCTCGGACCTGTGCCAGGACCAGCCCAACAGCGTGGTGGACTGGATGCGCGTCGGCCGCTGGACCCTGGACGTCGACTACGGCGAAGGCTCCAAGGCGCAGCCGGGCTTTCCCGACCAGCCGACCTGGTTCCGCGACAACCGCGACTTCCACAACATCGAGGCGGGCCTGCATAGCGTGGGGTTCAGCACCCAGGAAGTCGGCGCCATCATGGGCGGCAACTGGCTGCGCTTCTTCGAGCACAACTTCATCCCGGCCAAGGCCCAGGCAGGTGCCGCCGTCCATCCTCACGAGATCGCGGTCTGAGGCCCCCGACTGTTTCCCGATTGTCCTGACGTCCGGCCTGAACAGGGTCATCGCCACGCACTAACAACAACAAATGCGCCCATAACAATTATTAGCGATCGACAACGCAACACGGAGGCACCATGGAAATTCCAGGCGAAATCAAAGCGGGGATCGACACCCGTTCGCTGCACAGCCGCGCCGATGGAACCCTCGACTGGTCGATTTTCTGGATCAGCGGAGGTTTCTTCCTGCTGTTCCTGGTCATTGCCCTGATAGACCTGAATACCCTTTCCAGCCTGATCGGCCACGCCTTCACCTGGAGCACCCACTACTTCGGCCTGTACTGGCAGGTGCTGATGCTCGCCACCTTCGGTGCCAGCCTCTACATCGGCTTCACCCGCCTGGGCCGGGTACGCCTGGGCGGCGTTGGGCACAAGCCCAGCATCAGCACCTTCAACTGGGTATCGATGATCATGTGCGCCCTGCTGGCCGGGGGCGGCGCCTTCTGGGCCGCCGCCGAGCCCATGATGCATTTCATCGCCCCTCCGCCGTACTTCGGCGCCGTGGCCAAGACCGACGCCGCCGGCGTGGCGGCGCTCTCCCAGTCGTTCCTGCACTGGGGCTTCATGGCCTGGGCGGTGCTCGGCAGCCTGCTGACCGTGGTCTACATGTACCTGCACCACGAAAAGAACCTGCCGCTGATGCCGCGCACCCTGCTCTATCCGCTGCTGGGCGAGCGCGCGCTCAAGGGCCCGATCGCGGTGTTCGCCGACGCCTCGGCGATCATCGCGGTGGTGGCCGGCACCATCGGCCCGGTGGGTTTTCTCGGCCTGCAGATCGCCTTTGTCCTGCACTCGGTGTGGGGCGTGCCCAACACCATCATGGTCCAAGCCATGGTGATTCTCTCGGTGACGGTGATCTACACCCTGTCCTGCGTGGTGGGCCTGGGCGGCCTGCGCCTGGTGAGCAAGGTCCACGTATGGCTGATGCTGGGCCTGGCGGCGTTCCTGTTCATCTTCGGCCCCACCCTGTTCCTCAGCGAAACCCTGGCCCAGAGCCTGGCGGTGCACGTCACCAGCTTCTTCCAGACGGCCCTGTACCGCGACGACAACGCCTGGCTCAACAGCTGGACCCTGTTCTACTGGGGCTGGTTCATTGGCTATGCGCCGATGATGGGCATCTACGTGGCCAAGGTCTCCCGAGGGCGCAGCATCCGCGAGGTGATCACCCTGATGTCGGTGGCCGCACCGTTGATCACCATGCTCTGGTTCACCCTGGTAGGCGGCACCGGAATCGGTATTGAATTGCAGTCACCGGGCAGTGTGATCAGCCACGGCGTGCAACCTGAGGCGCTGCTGCTCGGGGTGGCCCAGTCGATGCCGCTGCCCAACCTGATTTCGGCGCTGTTCCTGTTTCTCAGCTTCTTTTCGGTGGTCACCAGCGCCGGCTCCATGTCCTACACCGTGGCCATGGCCATCAGCAGCAACCACGACGAATCCCCGGCCTGGCTGCGGGTGTTCTGGGGCGCCGGCATGGGCCTGGTGGGCGCGACCCTGATCACCCTTGGCGAAGGAGGCATCAGCGCCTTGCAATCGTTCATCGTGATCACCGCCGTACCGGTATCCCTGCTGATCCTGCCAGCGGTGTGGGACGCCATCCGCATTGCCCGGCAAATGGCCCGCGAACAGGGGGTGCTCTGAATGAACCTGCGACCACCCGCCACCGTCATGAAGGCCGCGCGCCTGGGGGCCTTCCACCAGTCCCGGCTGTCGTTCATGCGCCAGTTGCTGCGCCGGCTCAAGGCCGAGAACTGGCAGTTCCAGCGCACGCTGTGGACCCTCGACGACCAGGGCGTGGGCCGTGCGGTGTATACCGCCACCGGGCCCGAACGCAGCTACAGCCTGGTGGCCTTCGCCCATGACCTGGACCCGGCGCTGCGCTCGGACCGGGTCATCGCCACCGCCTGGGATGCCACCTTCGCCCTGTTCGACGGCATCCCCGACGCCGCCGACCTGGACCGCCTGGAGGCCAATGTGCCAAGGCAGGAAGCCGGGCGCATTTCCTCCCGCGAGCTGTGCATGGCCCGGGCCAACCGCTCGGTGCGACTGTTCGAGCAGGTGATCCAGGCCCTGGCTGCAGGCCGCCAGCCGGACCCGCAATGCATCGACGATGTGGGCTACCTGATGCGCACCACGGCGGTGTACGGCAGCGGCAAGTTCGGCGCTGCCGATCGCGAGAGCATCGCCGGGCGAGCAGAACTGGCAGCCCCGTTCCAGGCCGAAATGCTCACGGTGTACCTGATCCGCGCCTTTACCCTGGACCTGGTCGAACACCTGGCCCTGGCCCGCGCGCCACAACACGCGGTGCCCCTGGCGCCCGCGCTGCGCCGGCGCGTGGGGATCGGCAACTCCACCGGGCTGGGCATGGCGCCGTTCCTGCTCAACCATCCGGTCCTGTTGAACAACTGGGTACGGGCCCGGGAAACCGCCCTGCAGCGAGTGCGGGCCGTGCGCCAGCCGTCTTCGTCGCAGCGGCGGGCCTTCGTCGAGTTCCTGGCCCGGGCCCGGGCCGGCATCGGCCACTGGCATTCCGAGCATGCACTGCAACACGGACGCATCCTGCAGTTGACCGATGACCTGGCCCGCCTGGAGCAACAGCTGCAGGGCGGCCTCCTGCACCGTGATGCGCCCTGGGATGCCCTTTATCGCTGGGCCCAGGCCCAGCTGTCACTGGAAGCCCAGGAGTGCCTGGTGTCCCTGTTGCTGGAGCCCTATGGGCACCTGGTGGATGAGCTGGGCGCCACCATGCAGGCCGATGAACAGCACAGCTTCTGCATCGACGGCAGCATGTCGCTGCGCCAGTTGCGACAGATCCTCGGCGAGCACTACGCCTGGGTGAAGGCCATCGACTTTTCCAGTGCCGGCAGCCGGGCACTGTTCTGGTACGTCTCCGAAGAGAAGCTCGAGCCACGCCTGGGCCAGCGTTATGCCGAGCCCGGCCAGGAGCTGGAGCAACCCCTGGCGGTCGCCCGGGACATCGCCCAGTTGCAGGCGGCGCTGGAGCCTTGCGCCGACGGCCAGAGCGTGGCCGGTTTCCTGCTCGAACACCCGCAGCATCGCCACAGCGTGCGCCGGGTCCAGCTGGCGCCGGCATTTCCCTATGCCGACATCCAGGACAACCTGATCGACCAGGCCCTGCTGCCCATCGACCTGCTGCGCTGCAAGCTGTCGTTCTTCGGCGCCACCCACTTCGATCCGCGCTCGGATCGCTGGGTACGCATCACCCTCTTCCAGAACGCGCCCTTCCCCCATGAACTGGACCAGGTCGCAGCGGATGACTGGTCCTACCCAAGCCTCGACTGCCAGGAGCACCGCCGTGAATGCCTCGCTCAATGAACTCGAAAACCTGTGCAAGAAGGCCGCTCGCGGTGCCGGCCTGTCCTGGGGCCTGGCCGAGGAAGCCGGCAAGGCGGCACGCTGGCTGGCGGCCCACGGCCTGGAAGGCGCCGCCCTGCTGGCCGCGCAGCTGCAACAGGATGACGGCTGCCCCTACCCGCAACTGGCCCCCCGGGTGGGCGATGGTCCCTGGCAGGTGCCAGGGCACTGGATGTGCCCGCTGATTGCCGGGGCGACCCTCTGCGACCACGGTTACCTGCTGCGCGACGGTACAACACTGCAGCTTGCAGACCTGGCAAGCCCGGTGCTGTTGCTGCCCTTTGCCAGCACCACTGCCCGGCAGCTGGGAATGGCCCTCGAGCTGGCCTGGGACGCTTGCACGGTACTGTTCGACAGCCAGGGCACTGCCTTCCTGCAACAGGCCGCGGGCCTGGACAGCCGCCATGCAGCCCGCGTCGACTGCCGGCGCACCTGTCTCACCGAGCATCCCGGCACGGCTCTAGCCGGCCCGCTGCCAGCGCTGCACGACGATGTGCAGCAAGCCCTCGAACGGCTGGCCGCGCGTACCTACGTACCCGCCTCCGAAGCCTCGCGCCTGCTGGGCGCCGGCGCGGGCCTGAGCGACAACAACTGACCCTTCCACCCTACAACCCACGGATTCACCATGAGCCTGACGATTCAACGCATCGGCACCACCGCCCGCTTCAGCGAAGCGGTTATCCACAACCACACCGTCTACCTGGCAGGCCAGGTGTCCCAATTGGTCGAAGGGGATATCAACGCCCAGACCCAGGACGTCCTGAGCCAGATCGACGAGGCGCTGACCCGGGCCGGCACCGACCGGGGCCAGTTGCTCAGCGCACAGATCTGGCTCAGGGACATGGCCGACTACGCGGCCATGAACCTGCTCTGGGACGCCTGGTTGAGTGACGTCCAGGCGCCGGTTCGAGCCTGTGTGCAAGCGCCGATGGCCAAGCCTCACTACCGCATCGAGATCATGGTCATCGCCGCGCAGAAGGCCTGAACCGACAGCGGGTGCCCGAGGGCACCCGCTGCCGCACTTGCGCCCGCCAGCCTCAGCCCTGGGCGGGCTCTGGCGCCAGGGCATGCACCGAGCCACCGGCCAGCTTGCGCAGGGTCACGTAGAACACCGGGGTCAGGAACAGGCCCAGCAGGGTCACCCCGAGCATGCCGAAGAACACCGTGATTCCGGTGGCGGCGCGGATCTCGCTGCCGGCGCCTGTGCCCACCAGCAGCGGCACCGCCCCGGCGATGAACGCCACCGAGGTCATGACGATCGGCCGCAGGCGCAGGTGGCAGGCCTCCAGCGCCGCCTCGACGATACCCCGGCCCTGGGCCTCCAGTTCCCGGGCGAACTCGACGATCAGGATCGCGTTCTTGCAGGCCAGGCCCATCAATACCACCAGCCCGACCTGGACGAACACGTTGTTGTCGCCACCGCTGAGCCAGACCCCGGTCAACGCCGCGAGCATGCACACCGGCACGATCAGGATCACCGCCAGGGGCAGGGTCCAGCTCTCGTAGAGCGCCGCCAGCACCAGGAACACCAGCATCACTGCCAGGGGGAAGACCACCAGCGCCGCGTGACTCTGGGTCACCTGTTGATAACTCAGGTCGGTCCACTCCAGGACAATGCCCTTGGGCAGCACCTGGTCGGCTATCTCCTGCAGCTTGGCCAGGGCCTGGGCCGAAGACAGCTGCTTGGGATCGGCGTCGCCGATCATCCCCGCGGCCGGGTAGCCGTTGTAGCGCACCACCGGGTCCGGCCCGAAGGTGGGCGTGACCGTGATCATCGCTGCCAGCGGCACCATCTGCCCGCGGTCGTTGCGTACCCGCAGGGCGCCGATGTCCTCGGCGCTCTGGCGGTAGCGGCTGTCGGCCTGGGCCATGACCCGGTACACCCGCCCGAACAGGTTGAAGTCGTTGACGTAGGCCGAGCCCAGGTAGACCTGCAAGGTGTTGAACACATCGCTCAAGGCCACGCCCTGGGCCTTGGCCTTGACCCGGTCCACCTGCACTTCCAGCTGGGGAATGTTGGCCTGGTAGGAACTCACCGGAAAGCTCATGCCCGGGGTCCGGGCCACGGCCGCCTGGAACGCGCTCATGGCGCCTTGCAAGGCGCCGTAGCCCAGGCCCTCGCGGTCTTCCAGGTACAAGGAATAACCCGAGCCGTTGCCCAGGCCCTGGATCGGCGGTGGCAACAGTGCGTAGGCGAATCCCTCATGCAGCTGCGACAGCTTGGCGTTGAGTTCGGCGTTGATCTGCGCGGCGCTGCGGGTGCGCTGGTCGAACGGCTTGAGGATGATGTACGCCGCCATCACGTTGGGCGTGTTCACCCCCTGCAAGGCATTGAGGCCACTGAAGGCCGGCGCCATGTCTACGCCCTCCACGCTCAGGGCCGTGTCGATGACCTTGCGCGTCAACTCATCGGTACGCGACAGCGACGAGCCCTCCGGCAGCTTGGTGCCGGCGAACAGGTAGAGCTTGTCCTGGGTCGGGATGAAGCCGCCGGGCACGACCTGGAACAGCCAGACCGTGGCCACCAGCAACAGGCCGTAGATCGCGAAGACACTGCCGCGATGACGCAGGATCCCGGTGACGGACCCCTGGTAACGCTCGGAGCTGCGATTGAAGAAGCGGTTGAAGACCCTGAAGAATCCGCCCAGCAGGCGCTGGATCAGGCGTTCCAGCGGGTCCTTGGCGGCATCGTGGGGCTTGAGCAGCTTGGCCGCCAGCGCCGGCGACAGGGTCAGCGAGTTGATCGCCGAGATCACCGTGGAAATGGCGATGGTCACGGCGAACTGCTTGTAGAACTGGCCCGTGACGCCGGAAAG
Coding sequences:
- a CDS encoding aldehyde dehydrogenase family protein; translated protein: MSDNHHNYIAGQWLKGEREIENRNPSDTRDLIGLYAQASRAQLDSAIAAAGEAQRIWARSGIEQRYKVLMAIGQELMQRSADIGKTLSREEGKPMAEGAGEVYRAGQFFTYYAAETLRQLGQTADSVRDGIEIDIRREPIGVVAIVSPWNFPMATACWKIAPALAFGNAVVWKPANLTPASAVILSEIIARQDLPKGLFNLVMGAGSEIGQALIEHPGISAISFTGSVDVGKGIAASAAANLTKVQLEMGSKNALAVMDDADLDLAVSCAVNGAFGGTGQKCTASSRLIVHEGIHDAFVEKLLAATQALKVGHALEAGTQIGPVASAAQLEANLANLQLGQQEGAELLTGGQRLELQAPGYYQAPALFVGGSNAMRINREELFAPIACVIKAGSYEEALSLVNDTRFGLTAGIMTRSLARASHFRRNARVGCVMVNLPTAGTDYHVPFGGRGDSSYGPREQGRSAVEFYTHVKTGYIAAGAPL
- a CDS encoding efflux RND transporter permease subunit — encoded protein: MDFSKFFIDRPIFAIVLSIIIFALGLISIPLLPSGEYPEVVPPSVMVRATYPGANPKEIAESVAVPLEEAINGVEGIMYMKSVAGSNGTLALTVTFSPGIDPDAAAVRVQNRVSQALSRLPEEVRQYGVTTQKQSPTPLMYVSLYSKEGHYDSLYLRNYLTLHVKDALSRLPGIGDVGVYGSGDYAMRLWLDPDALASRGLTAADVLSAVREQNVQVSAGQLGAEPSPQSADFLVSINVRGRLRSEQEFGDIVLKSGRDGQVVRLSDVARIELGAGDYTLRASLDGKEQATVGIFLLPGANALQVANAVYAKFDELSQNFPEDVAYKAIWDPTVFVRESIAAVQHTLIEAVILVVLVVIVFLQTWRASIIPLLAVPVSIIGTFAWLYLLGYSINTLTLFGMVLAIGIVVDDAIVVVENVERFIAQGFNPREAAHRAMREVSGPIIAIALVLCAVFVPMAFLSGVTGQFYKQFAVTIAISTVISAINSLTLSPALAAKLLKPHDAAKDPLERLIQRLLGGFFRVFNRFFNRSSERYQGSVTGILRHRGSVFAIYGLLLVATVWLFQVVPGGFIPTQDKLYLFAGTKLPEGSSLSRTDELTRKVIDTALSVEGVDMAPAFSGLNALQGVNTPNVMAAYIILKPFDQRTRSAAQINAELNAKLSQLHEGFAYALLPPPIQGLGNGSGYSLYLEDREGLGYGALQGAMSAFQAAVARTPGMSFPVSSYQANIPQLEVQVDRVKAKAQGVALSDVFNTLQVYLGSAYVNDFNLFGRVYRVMAQADSRYRQSAEDIGALRVRNDRGQMVPLAAMITVTPTFGPDPVVRYNGYPAAGMIGDADPKQLSSAQALAKLQEIADQVLPKGIVLEWTDLSYQQVTQSHAALVVFPLAVMLVFLVLAALYESWTLPLAVILIVPVCMLAALTGVWLSGGDNNVFVQVGLVVLMGLACKNAILIVEFARELEAQGRGIVEAALEACHLRLRPIVMTSVAFIAGAVPLLVGTGAGSEIRAATGITVFFGMLGVTLLGLFLTPVFYVTLRKLAGGSVHALAPEPAQG
- a CDS encoding LysR family transcriptional regulator, translating into MSIKISNLQFFVAVATSQSLTQAAQRLHRTPAAVSLSLKQLEEELGGALFEGERKNQLSPLGRFVLLEAQRELAHFDRTISTIKTYAKAETGLVRVAAVPSFAITLLPPLLKQFHEQHPQFHLDIRDMDSERVVQAVLSGEVDIGIGTVPASIPNIDQDFLFSDAFCVVCASDNPLNRLARPLRWSDLDGQNFINSGLGAEINAAEFRHIRDHSTLSVRNTTSLLALVAQGMGVTLLPELLSRSAAGDQLNFLRLEDQRIVRSVSVITAPRESLNHASYTFLKALKGSRFA
- a CDS encoding membrane dipeptidase — encoded protein: MSLPQTFASRGPRIDAMQYDNWSEKVFQQMREGGVDAVHVTIAYHETFREMVANIEAWNRRFQHYSHLILHGKWASDIALARQTGRTAIFFGFQNPSPIEDDIGLVEVVHSLGARFMQLTYNNQSLLATGCYEQEDPGLTRMGKQVVREMNRVGLVVDMSHSAERSTLEAIEHSERPIAITHANPAFWHAALRNKSDTVLKALGQSGGMFGFSLYPHHLKDKSACSVQSFCEMIARTAELMGVEHLGLGSDLCQDQPNSVVDWMRVGRWTLDVDYGEGSKAQPGFPDQPTWFRDNRDFHNIEAGLHSVGFSTQEVGAIMGGNWLRFFEHNFIPAKAQAGAAVHPHEIAV
- a CDS encoding DUF3726 domain-containing protein translates to MNASLNELENLCKKAARGAGLSWGLAEEAGKAARWLAAHGLEGAALLAAQLQQDDGCPYPQLAPRVGDGPWQVPGHWMCPLIAGATLCDHGYLLRDGTTLQLADLASPVLLLPFASTTARQLGMALELAWDACTVLFDSQGTAFLQQAAGLDSRHAARVDCRRTCLTEHPGTALAGPLPALHDDVQQALERLAARTYVPASEASRLLGAGAGLSDNN
- a CDS encoding RidA family protein, giving the protein MSLTIQRIGTTARFSEAVIHNHTVYLAGQVSQLVEGDINAQTQDVLSQIDEALTRAGTDRGQLLSAQIWLRDMADYAAMNLLWDAWLSDVQAPVRACVQAPMAKPHYRIEIMVIAAQKA
- a CDS encoding BCCT family transporter; the encoded protein is MEIPGEIKAGIDTRSLHSRADGTLDWSIFWISGGFFLLFLVIALIDLNTLSSLIGHAFTWSTHYFGLYWQVLMLATFGASLYIGFTRLGRVRLGGVGHKPSISTFNWVSMIMCALLAGGGAFWAAAEPMMHFIAPPPYFGAVAKTDAAGVAALSQSFLHWGFMAWAVLGSLLTVVYMYLHHEKNLPLMPRTLLYPLLGERALKGPIAVFADASAIIAVVAGTIGPVGFLGLQIAFVLHSVWGVPNTIMVQAMVILSVTVIYTLSCVVGLGGLRLVSKVHVWLMLGLAAFLFIFGPTLFLSETLAQSLAVHVTSFFQTALYRDDNAWLNSWTLFYWGWFIGYAPMMGIYVAKVSRGRSIREVITLMSVAAPLITMLWFTLVGGTGIGIELQSPGSVISHGVQPEALLLGVAQSMPLPNLISALFLFLSFFSVVTSAGSMSYTVAMAISSNHDESPAWLRVFWGAGMGLVGATLITLGEGGISALQSFIVITAVPVSLLILPAVWDAIRIARQMAREQGVL